The following are encoded together in the Thermomonas brevis genome:
- a CDS encoding zinc-dependent peptidase, protein MIWPFSRRQRSIPPLDPSLCRQAAAGLPWLRTLDEARSQRLHALAAEFMADKTITPLHGLRLNEVQRLRLAMLCCMPLLEFGREGLHGWKELLVYPGAFRAKRSHIDAHGILHEGFDELIGEAWERGPVILSWADVRADIAAPFDGYCVAAHEIAHKLDALDGAMDGTPPLPRDWQRQWASDFQRAFDAFCEDVDAGRDTAIDPYAAEAPEEFFAVCTEYHFSDAATLRNALPAVAAHLERFYGAPLL, encoded by the coding sequence GTGATCTGGCCGTTTTCGCGCCGCCAGCGCAGCATCCCGCCGCTTGATCCTTCCCTGTGCCGGCAGGCCGCCGCCGGCCTGCCGTGGCTGCGCACGCTCGACGAGGCGCGCAGCCAGCGCCTGCACGCACTGGCCGCGGAGTTCATGGCGGACAAGACCATCACCCCGCTGCACGGCCTGCGCCTGAACGAGGTGCAGCGCCTGCGCCTGGCGATGCTGTGCTGCATGCCGCTGCTGGAGTTCGGGCGCGAGGGCCTGCACGGCTGGAAGGAACTGCTGGTGTATCCGGGCGCGTTCCGCGCGAAGCGCAGCCATATCGACGCGCACGGCATCCTGCACGAAGGCTTCGACGAGCTGATCGGCGAAGCCTGGGAGCGCGGCCCGGTCATCCTGTCCTGGGCCGACGTGCGCGCCGACATCGCCGCGCCGTTCGACGGCTATTGCGTGGCCGCGCACGAGATCGCGCACAAGCTCGACGCACTGGATGGCGCGATGGACGGCACCCCGCCGCTGCCGCGCGACTGGCAGCGGCAGTGGGCTTCCGATTTCCAGCGCGCCTTCGATGCGTTCTGCGAGGACGTCGACGCCGGCCGCGACACCGCCATCGATCCCTACGCCGCGGAAGCGCCCGAGGAGTTCTTCGCGGTCTGCACCGAATACCACTTCAGCGACGCCGCCACGCTGCGCAACGCGCTTCCCGCGGTGGCGGCGCATCTGGAGCGGTTCTACGGTGCGCCCCTGCTTTGA